The proteins below are encoded in one region of Fibrella aestuarina BUZ 2:
- a CDS encoding alpha/beta hydrolase, with translation MNRLVALLLVCYTSLTYAQPVPRPVAGTIRRMENVASRFVEPRHVDIWLPAGYSANKQYAVVYMHDGQMLFDSATTWNHQSWDVDDVATSLLAAHQVQDFIVVGVWNAGKSRHANYFPQKPYASLTTEQKAAVNQQLQAIGRTTEPFQPNSDAYLKFLVTELKPHIDSTYAVYTDRAHTFVAGSSMGGLISLYALCEYPAVFGGAACLSTHWPGIFSVDNNPVPAAFFDYLRTRLPDPKTHKLYFDYGDQTLDALYPPLQQQADAVMRTKGYTVTNWTTRFFPGENHSEQAWHKRLAIPLTFLLTN, from the coding sequence ATGAACCGACTCGTCGCCTTACTGCTCGTTTGCTACACGTCGCTAACCTACGCCCAGCCTGTGCCCCGGCCCGTAGCGGGCACAATCAGGCGAATGGAAAACGTCGCGTCCAGGTTTGTCGAACCGCGCCACGTCGACATCTGGCTACCAGCCGGGTACAGCGCCAACAAGCAATACGCCGTCGTGTATATGCACGACGGGCAAATGCTTTTCGACTCGGCCACCACCTGGAATCACCAGAGCTGGGATGTCGATGACGTGGCTACCAGTCTGCTGGCGGCGCATCAGGTGCAGGACTTTATCGTGGTCGGCGTCTGGAACGCCGGGAAGAGTCGTCACGCCAACTACTTTCCGCAAAAACCATACGCCTCACTGACTACTGAGCAGAAAGCGGCTGTCAACCAGCAGCTTCAGGCCATCGGCCGAACGACCGAACCCTTCCAGCCCAACTCAGATGCGTACCTGAAATTTCTGGTCACGGAGCTAAAACCGCACATCGACAGTACTTACGCCGTTTACACCGACCGGGCGCATACGTTTGTGGCGGGCAGCAGCATGGGCGGCCTCATTTCCCTGTATGCTCTCTGCGAATACCCGGCAGTTTTCGGTGGCGCGGCCTGCCTGTCTACCCACTGGCCGGGCATTTTCTCGGTCGACAACAACCCCGTTCCGGCGGCTTTTTTCGACTATCTACGTACCCGGCTGCCTGACCCTAAAACGCATAAGCTCTATTTCGACTACGGCGATCAGACGTTGGACGCGCTTTATCCGCCGCTGCAACAGCAGGCCGATGCAGTGATGCGCACCAAAGGGTACACGGTCACGAACTGGACCACCCGGTTTTTCCCTGGCGAAAACCACAGCGAACAGGCCTGGCACAAACGGCTTGCTATTCCGCTCACCTTTCTGCTAACGAACTAA
- a CDS encoding beta-L-arabinofuranosidase domain-containing protein, which yields MMMLPLCRLWLALTWGALTCVAAPSLLMAQAPLPETYQWLPLGDVKPRGWLQAQMKQDLQGFVGNLDRLVPDLIVKDDIYGKNRLTTKVKAKDVGAIAENGDWNVQFLWWNSETQSNWRDGFVRQAFLSGDLKAQQRAKSYITGILATQDADGYLGVYAPDLRYRLTGENGELWAKATLFRVLLGYYELTKDPRVWQAVVKAVDNVMVNYPINQSSPFRAEKPFAGLSHGLVFTDVLDRLYQLTNDRKYLDYALFLYTDYSKNAVSETDIQLPNILDDNYRMHGHGVHSYEHLRPLTVAYWASGDAQLKQALDRYQQRIEQLTTPTGGPIGDEWITQASADATQTGYEYCSLHELLHSYSMLLQKTGRPAYADQIERLFFNAAQGARHPTHSSIAYLKTDNSYAMTGTRNGGGDPKQTRYKYSPAHQDAAVCCVPNAGRIAAYYVQAMWMRQADGLVANLLGPCQLATQLGDNAVSIQEQTDYPNQTSFVFTIQAQRPFRLKIRQPTWATAATCSHPYDREPGYLALPVKAGKTVIRLAFNAAVMAHPFANSETYFSYGPLVYAHPLPAQEAVVKTFPVAGFADRTYRPVELATYRYVPSSPATYLNSTITIRAKNEKTQVIEPIRLVPVAGTILRQVTF from the coding sequence ATGATGATGCTACCTCTGTGCCGCCTCTGGTTGGCCCTTACCTGGGGGGCCCTCACTTGTGTAGCCGCCCCCAGTCTGTTGATGGCTCAGGCGCCGCTACCCGAAACCTATCAGTGGCTGCCCCTTGGCGACGTAAAGCCGAGAGGTTGGCTCCAGGCCCAGATGAAGCAGGACTTGCAGGGCTTCGTGGGAAACCTGGACCGGCTGGTGCCCGACCTGATCGTGAAGGATGATATCTACGGCAAAAACCGCCTTACCACAAAGGTGAAAGCCAAAGACGTGGGCGCCATCGCCGAAAACGGCGACTGGAACGTGCAGTTCCTATGGTGGAACAGCGAAACCCAATCGAACTGGCGCGACGGATTTGTGCGGCAGGCGTTCCTGTCGGGCGATCTGAAGGCCCAACAGCGCGCCAAATCCTACATTACGGGTATACTGGCCACGCAGGATGCGGACGGTTACCTGGGCGTGTATGCCCCCGATCTGCGCTATAGGCTCACGGGCGAAAACGGCGAACTCTGGGCCAAAGCCACCCTGTTTCGGGTGCTGTTAGGCTATTACGAACTAACCAAAGACCCCCGGGTCTGGCAGGCGGTGGTGAAGGCCGTCGACAACGTGATGGTCAATTACCCGATCAATCAGTCGTCGCCGTTCAGGGCCGAAAAGCCATTCGCGGGACTGAGCCACGGCCTCGTTTTCACCGATGTGCTCGACCGGCTCTACCAGCTCACCAACGATCGGAAATACCTCGACTACGCGCTGTTTCTGTACACCGATTATTCAAAAAACGCCGTCTCGGAAACCGATATCCAGTTGCCCAATATTCTGGACGACAACTACCGAATGCACGGGCACGGCGTACACAGCTACGAGCACCTTCGCCCGCTGACGGTGGCCTATTGGGCGTCGGGCGATGCGCAACTGAAGCAGGCGCTGGATCGATACCAGCAACGAATCGAGCAACTGACGACCCCCACCGGCGGCCCCATCGGTGACGAATGGATCACGCAGGCGTCGGCCGACGCCACCCAAACCGGCTACGAGTATTGCTCATTGCACGAGTTGCTGCATAGTTATTCGATGCTCTTGCAGAAAACGGGTCGCCCCGCCTACGCCGATCAGATCGAGCGGCTGTTTTTTAACGCGGCCCAGGGCGCTCGCCACCCCACCCACAGCAGCATTGCTTACCTGAAAACCGACAATTCGTACGCGATGACCGGGACTCGAAACGGCGGAGGCGACCCCAAACAAACCCGCTACAAGTATTCGCCCGCCCACCAGGATGCTGCCGTCTGTTGCGTACCCAATGCGGGGCGTATTGCCGCCTATTATGTGCAGGCCATGTGGATGCGCCAAGCCGACGGGCTGGTGGCCAACCTGCTTGGGCCCTGCCAACTAGCCACGCAGCTTGGCGACAATGCTGTATCCATCCAGGAACAAACCGACTATCCTAACCAGACTAGTTTTGTGTTCACCATACAGGCGCAACGGCCCTTCCGGCTCAAAATCAGGCAACCCACCTGGGCCACAGCCGCCACCTGTAGTCACCCCTACGACCGCGAACCGGGCTACCTCGCCCTGCCGGTCAAGGCGGGTAAAACCGTGATCCGGCTGGCCTTCAACGCCGCCGTGATGGCGCATCCGTTTGCCAACAGCGAAACCTATTTCAGCTACGGCCCTTTGGTCTACGCTCACCCCCTACCGGCCCAAGAAGCCGTTGTGAAGACCTTCCCGGTGGCGGGGTTCGCCGATCGGACGTACCGCCCCGTCGAACTGGCTACGTATCGGTACGTACCCAGCAGCCCGGCAACGTACCTGAACTCGACCATCACCATCCGGGCAAAAAATGAAAAAACGCAGGTGATCGAGCCGATCCGGCTGGTACCCGTAGCGGGGACGATTCTGCGGCAGGTTACATTCTAA
- a CDS encoding cyanophycinase: MNRLSALTLALLSLLGLALRPTNVPDTPTSWLTGDPADVTTTTTPGMLLAGGSTDVAAAMRWLLKRAGGGDVVILRASGADGYNQYLFSELGESVNSVETILLNSGDWANDDSVAQTIRNAEALFIAGGDQAKYVNYWKDSKVEEAINYLINTKKVPVGGTSAGCAILGGLYYPAFRESLTSAEALSDPYHPNLMLGRNDFIDAPFLANTITDTHFAERKRQGRLAAFLARMRTDWDLTGRGIGVSEQTAVAIDANGLARVFGQGVAYFVAPTKPSKPDQCVVGKPLVWIGGKKALRAIEVQGTADGSGTFDLTTWTATPNQISCVTHWYLDTKGLQMRP, translated from the coding sequence ATGAATCGACTATCCGCCCTGACACTGGCTTTACTAAGCCTGCTTGGTTTAGCACTAAGGCCCACCAACGTACCTGATACGCCCACCAGTTGGCTCACCGGCGACCCCGCCGACGTAACCACCACCACCACGCCCGGTATGCTGCTGGCGGGTGGTAGTACAGACGTGGCCGCGGCCATGCGGTGGTTGCTGAAAAGAGCTGGTGGGGGCGACGTAGTTATTCTGCGGGCGAGTGGGGCTGATGGGTACAATCAATACCTGTTTTCGGAACTGGGCGAATCCGTCAACTCGGTCGAGACCATTCTGCTGAACTCAGGCGATTGGGCCAACGACGATTCCGTCGCGCAGACCATCCGCAACGCCGAAGCGTTGTTTATCGCGGGTGGTGACCAGGCCAAGTATGTCAACTACTGGAAGGACTCGAAGGTAGAAGAGGCGATCAATTACCTCATCAATACCAAGAAAGTGCCCGTGGGTGGTACGAGCGCAGGTTGTGCCATATTGGGCGGGCTGTATTACCCGGCTTTTCGGGAGAGCCTTACCTCGGCCGAAGCCCTGAGCGACCCCTATCACCCGAACCTGATGCTGGGCCGCAACGATTTTATCGACGCACCATTTCTGGCCAACACCATCACAGATACCCATTTTGCCGAGCGCAAACGACAGGGAAGGCTGGCGGCGTTTCTGGCCCGGATGCGCACCGACTGGGACCTGACCGGGCGGGGCATTGGCGTGAGTGAGCAAACGGCGGTTGCCATTGATGCCAATGGCCTCGCCCGGGTCTTTGGCCAAGGAGTCGCTTATTTCGTTGCTCCCACCAAACCGAGCAAGCCCGATCAATGCGTTGTGGGTAAGCCGCTTGTCTGGATCGGCGGTAAGAAGGCGCTTCGGGCGATCGAAGTGCAAGGGACGGCCGACGGCTCAGGTACGTTCGATTTGACAACGTGGACCGCTACGCCCAATCAAATCAGTTGCGTGACGCACTGGTACCTCGATACCAAGGGTCTGCAAATGCGCCCCTAG
- a CDS encoding zinc metallopeptidase, with amino-acid sequence MPGAYLLMIILFLVGLFVQWRLRSKFSEYSQIPLSSGLTGAEVAEKMLYENGVSDVRVLSVEGQLTDHYNPQDKTVNLSPDVYHGRSVMAAAVAAHECGHAVQHKVAYGPLQFRSAIVPFVSISSQYMQWILLAGILMINSTLIPLTIGVSLFAVTTLFSFITLPVEFDASKRALAWIESRGVVSQREYGVAKDGLKWAAMTYVVAALSSLATLLYYVSILNGRSRD; translated from the coding sequence ATGCCTGGTGCTTATTTGTTAATGATTATCCTGTTCCTCGTCGGCCTGTTTGTGCAGTGGCGACTGCGGAGCAAATTCAGCGAGTACTCACAGATTCCGCTCAGCAGCGGCCTGACCGGAGCCGAAGTGGCCGAAAAGATGCTGTATGAAAACGGCGTCTCCGACGTGCGCGTGCTGTCGGTTGAGGGCCAACTCACCGACCACTACAACCCGCAGGACAAAACCGTGAACCTCTCACCCGATGTCTACCATGGGCGGAGTGTGATGGCGGCGGCCGTGGCGGCCCACGAGTGCGGCCACGCTGTGCAACATAAGGTAGCCTACGGCCCGCTTCAGTTCCGTTCGGCCATTGTGCCGTTCGTGAGCATCTCCTCGCAATACATGCAGTGGATTTTGCTGGCGGGTATCCTGATGATCAACAGCACGTTGATACCGCTGACGATCGGTGTCAGTCTTTTTGCCGTCACGACCCTGTTTAGCTTCATCACGCTGCCCGTTGAGTTCGACGCCAGCAAACGCGCGCTGGCCTGGATTGAGAGCCGCGGCGTGGTATCGCAGCGGGAGTATGGCGTAGCGAAAGATGGCCTGAAATGGGCCGCGATGACCTACGTAGTGGCCGCCCTGAGTTCGCTGGCTACGTTGCTCTATTACGTGAGCATCCTGAACGGACGTAGCCGCGATTAA
- the rfaE2 gene encoding D-glycero-beta-D-manno-heptose 1-phosphate adenylyltransferase, with product MTASKIHTRDDAVAQVADWHQQGLRVVFTNGCFDIVHLGHIDYLEKARALGDKLVLGLNTDASVSRIKGPLRPVVNETARARLMAALQFVDIVTLFDEPTPLELIEAVRPDVLVKGDDYSVATIVGADFVLSNGGSVETIALVPGYSTTALIGKIVAAYG from the coding sequence ATGACTGCCTCTAAAATACATACCCGCGATGACGCCGTAGCGCAGGTGGCCGATTGGCATCAGCAGGGGCTGCGCGTGGTATTTACCAACGGGTGCTTCGATATCGTACACCTGGGCCATATCGATTACCTCGAAAAAGCCCGCGCCCTGGGCGACAAACTGGTGCTAGGCCTCAACACCGATGCCTCAGTGAGCCGGATCAAAGGCCCGTTGCGGCCAGTAGTGAACGAAACGGCCCGCGCCCGGCTTATGGCCGCCCTGCAATTTGTGGATATTGTGACGTTGTTCGACGAACCCACGCCGCTTGAACTGATTGAAGCCGTGCGGCCCGATGTACTCGTAAAAGGCGACGATTACAGCGTGGCTACCATCGTAGGGGCCGATTTTGTGCTGAGCAACGGCGGAAGCGTTGAGACCATCGCACTGGTGCCGGGCTACTCAACCACCGCGCTGATCGGAAAAATTGTGGCAGCTTACGGCTGA
- a CDS encoding lysylphosphatidylglycerol synthase transmembrane domain-containing protein yields MKNLLTYAISLTIAGGLLWYVFKDIDLDAMFAAIAQANYLWVGAYAVIIMVAHWSRGVRWSLLLEPVVGQRPSQTNALLSVMTGYFANLLIPRMGEVTRCGTLNRLDNVPVNVSFGTVVAERIFDVLMLLLVIGLTLVLEAGRLGDLVMELFAGKGGGGSKAGLYWLLAAGLGSAVVALFLYNRYKEVLRRNALFAKVETFVLGLLEGLLSVRKLRQPGLFIFHTLLIWTLYYFSTYVLFFAMPQTASLGPVAALTILMMGSIGMAAPTQGGLGSFNIMVGSALVLYGLTKQDGQTLATLMLLSQWAVVIVAGGLAFLLVLGRGRAADPTVGAATIGEGR; encoded by the coding sequence ATGAAAAACCTGCTGACCTACGCCATCTCGCTGACCATTGCGGGCGGCTTGTTGTGGTATGTCTTCAAAGACATCGACCTCGACGCCATGTTTGCCGCCATCGCGCAGGCCAATTACCTGTGGGTGGGCGCCTACGCCGTCATCATCATGGTGGCCCACTGGAGCCGGGGCGTCCGGTGGAGCCTGCTGCTCGAGCCGGTGGTGGGGCAGCGGCCTTCGCAGACCAACGCCCTGCTGTCGGTAATGACGGGCTATTTCGCCAACCTGCTGATTCCGCGCATGGGTGAAGTAACGCGCTGCGGTACGCTCAACCGGCTGGACAACGTACCTGTCAACGTCAGTTTCGGAACGGTCGTTGCCGAGCGGATTTTCGACGTACTCATGCTGCTGCTGGTAATCGGCCTGACGCTCGTGCTGGAAGCCGGTCGGCTGGGCGATCTGGTGATGGAGTTATTTGCTGGCAAAGGCGGCGGTGGCTCAAAAGCCGGTCTGTACTGGCTCCTGGCCGCTGGGCTGGGCAGCGCCGTCGTGGCCCTGTTTCTGTACAACCGATACAAAGAAGTGCTGCGGCGTAATGCGCTGTTTGCCAAAGTCGAAACCTTCGTGCTGGGCCTGCTCGAGGGGCTGCTAAGCGTGCGGAAACTGCGTCAGCCGGGCTTGTTTATTTTTCATACGCTGCTCATCTGGACGCTCTACTATTTCTCGACCTACGTCCTGTTTTTCGCCATGCCACAAACCGCCAGCCTGGGTCCGGTAGCGGCGCTCACCATCCTGATGATGGGCAGTATCGGTATGGCTGCGCCCACGCAAGGCGGGCTGGGCTCGTTCAACATCATGGTGGGGTCGGCGCTGGTGCTGTATGGCCTCACCAAGCAGGACGGGCAAACGCTGGCCACGCTGATGTTGCTGTCGCAATGGGCTGTGGTCATCGTGGCGGGTGGGCTGGCGTTTCTACTTGTGTTGGGCCGGGGCCGGGCTGCCGACCCGACGGTTGGTGCGGCCACCATCGGGGAAGGCCGCTGA
- a CDS encoding DUF4293 domain-containing protein — protein MIQRIQSIFLFLIAAAMGVTLANPIWEKPGSKPGEEAELTSLQYAYEQGVTTFVTPLWYLGGLLVIIAVIALVAIFQYKKRLLQMGLCAVNAILLTASMGVILYNVLINGKSYGNPADQGSFLTGFWSIVVALVLNALANRFIRRDEKLVRESNRIR, from the coding sequence ATGATTCAACGCATTCAAAGTATCTTCCTGTTCCTGATTGCCGCCGCTATGGGGGTAACGCTGGCCAACCCCATCTGGGAGAAACCCGGCAGCAAACCTGGCGAAGAAGCCGAGCTTACTTCGCTGCAATATGCTTATGAACAAGGTGTTACCACCTTTGTTACGCCGCTTTGGTATCTGGGCGGGCTACTGGTAATCATCGCCGTCATCGCGTTGGTCGCCATTTTTCAGTACAAAAAAAGATTACTGCAAATGGGTCTTTGCGCCGTCAATGCCATTCTGCTGACGGCTTCCATGGGCGTTATTTTGTATAACGTACTAATAAACGGAAAATCGTACGGAAATCCAGCCGATCAGGGTTCGTTCCTGACGGGTTTCTGGTCTATCGTGGTGGCACTGGTGCTGAATGCGCTGGCTAACCGCTTCATCCGTCGCGACGAAAAGCTCGTGCGCGAGTCGAACCGCATCCGGTAA
- the mnmD gene encoding tRNA (5-methylaminomethyl-2-thiouridine)(34)-methyltransferase MnmD, which produces MNTQVVVTADGSHSILNTDIGQHYHSIYGAIQESERVFIELGLTYAFTLFEGPIRVFEMGFGTGLNALMTTREAMRLHHPIDYVAVEAYPIDPTAGKSLNYDGQLTTFWLDDLHDAPWGIQTPITPYFTLTKYRTPIQALPNVGPFHVIYYDAFAPEGQPELWTTEIFEQMASMLRPGGILTTYCSKSAVQRNLRDAGFLVEKHTGPARKREVIRAIRL; this is translated from the coding sequence ATGAATACGCAAGTCGTCGTTACGGCAGATGGGTCACACTCGATCCTGAACACCGACATTGGTCAGCATTATCATTCTATTTACGGAGCCATTCAGGAATCGGAGCGGGTATTTATTGAGCTCGGTCTGACCTATGCGTTTACCTTATTCGAGGGGCCGATCCGGGTTTTCGAGATGGGGTTTGGCACGGGGCTCAATGCCCTGATGACGACCCGGGAAGCGATGCGCCTGCACCACCCTATCGACTACGTAGCCGTAGAAGCTTACCCGATTGATCCCACAGCGGGCAAATCGCTCAATTATGATGGGCAGCTAACCACCTTCTGGCTCGACGATCTGCACGATGCTCCCTGGGGCATCCAGACGCCCATTACCCCCTACTTTACGCTGACCAAATACCGGACGCCCATTCAGGCGTTGCCCAACGTAGGGCCGTTTCACGTGATCTACTACGATGCGTTTGCCCCCGAAGGCCAGCCCGAACTCTGGACGACCGAGATTTTTGAGCAAATGGCCTCCATGCTTCGGCCCGGTGGTATCCTGACAACCTACTGCTCGAAATCGGCGGTGCAGCGAAACCTGCGCGACGCTGGTTTTCTGGTGGAAAAACACACGGGCCCGGCTCGCAAGCGCGAGGTCATCCGGGCCATTCGGTTGTAA
- a CDS encoding DNA polymerase Y family protein, which translates to MNSFFASCEQQDDPRLRHKPVAVCVYTGPRGCVIAPSIEAKKRGVRTGMRLDDARQRCPDLIAIETSPDRYRQYHIRIIDVLKRFSADVLPKSIDEAVVDLTRHQLTYKSMDEVARRIKAAIRTDVGDYLQCSIGIAPNVFLAKLASNQQKPDGLTTISPDNIDAVLARLTLTDLPGIGERMATRLRKGGIQTPLDLRYASPDRLKVVCQSIIGWHWHLRLNFGGEVDLATQAYKNMQAIRSVSAEQRQSVEVLEMILRTLCLTLERRMVHRHLFCQRLQAWVRYWNDQRYEDELAFSVPMQDGIELFQTICQRMVRYAQQHRRGPLLNGDVRQIGVGVSDFVAANDVQYTLFEDHSRKDKLRQTLYAINERLGGKHLIRATELREGEGLKDLIGFGSIKDLHDIEWDDL; encoded by the coding sequence ATGAACAGTTTTTTTGCCAGTTGTGAACAGCAGGACGACCCCCGGTTGCGCCATAAGCCGGTGGCGGTTTGTGTGTATACGGGCCCGCGCGGCTGCGTCATTGCGCCGTCGATCGAGGCCAAAAAACGAGGTGTACGAACGGGCATGCGCCTCGACGACGCCCGGCAACGCTGCCCCGACCTGATTGCGATTGAAACCAGCCCGGACCGCTACCGGCAGTACCACATCCGAATCATCGACGTGCTGAAGCGATTCTCGGCGGATGTGCTGCCCAAAAGCATCGACGAGGCGGTGGTGGACCTGACCCGCCATCAACTAACCTACAAAAGCATGGACGAGGTAGCCCGGCGCATCAAAGCGGCGATCCGCACCGACGTGGGCGACTACCTCCAATGCTCCATCGGCATTGCGCCCAACGTATTTCTGGCAAAACTGGCTTCCAATCAGCAAAAGCCCGATGGCCTGACCACTATTTCACCCGACAACATCGATGCGGTACTGGCGCGGCTAACCCTCACCGACCTGCCCGGTATTGGCGAGCGCATGGCAACCCGGCTCCGGAAAGGCGGAATTCAAACGCCGCTCGACCTGCGCTACGCCTCACCCGACCGGCTCAAGGTCGTTTGCCAAAGTATCATTGGCTGGCACTGGCACTTGCGGCTCAACTTTGGGGGTGAGGTCGATCTGGCGACGCAGGCTTACAAAAACATGCAGGCCATTCGGTCGGTGTCGGCCGAGCAACGGCAGTCGGTCGAGGTGCTGGAGATGATCCTGCGGACCCTATGCCTGACGCTCGAACGCCGCATGGTGCACCGGCACCTGTTTTGCCAACGGCTGCAGGCCTGGGTACGTTACTGGAACGATCAGCGCTATGAAGACGAACTGGCGTTCAGCGTACCGATGCAGGACGGCATTGAGTTGTTTCAGACGATTTGCCAACGAATGGTCAGGTACGCGCAGCAGCACCGCCGTGGCCCGCTGCTGAACGGCGACGTACGGCAGATTGGCGTGGGCGTGAGCGATTTTGTCGCCGCGAACGACGTCCAGTATACGTTATTTGAAGATCACAGCCGCAAAGACAAACTGCGGCAAACGCTCTACGCCATCAACGAGCGGCTGGGCGGCAAACACCTGATTCGGGCTACCGAACTACGGGAAGGCGAGGGCCTAAAAGACCTCATTGGCTTCGGCTCCATCAAAGACCTACACGACATCGAGTGGGATGATCTGTGA